In Mytilus edulis chromosome 4, xbMytEdul2.2, whole genome shotgun sequence, the following proteins share a genomic window:
- the LOC139521960 gene encoding carbohydrate sulfotransferase 15-like — MNGLQRMIFRSCLCGILIMCIFLNLNIDPLNNNIHTNGALIRMQLLQSSESSNISITTNRLYNHNLLFRKQICPGKGLGSAGQTKVNKLLDFHKTGPFMFFKNYKNPCFYRNVTYLGGKELKMPMLAIRCLPYFFIIGMPKSGTTDVWHGLEQHPGVAIKHGKEPMYFTRRRYPRANWSLDQYLDHFDAASDIIKSTPSPDKWTDDDLYYFLVTGEGTVDVSHDNDRWQEIPGNEDCNEPRILNAHYLYHLNPDMRLIFMMRDPVNRVYSDYLYESQFFGYNKTVEDFHLAVLESIAQHMLCRKHFSERGCAYNSSLESFKARLRVGMYYVFLEDWYRVFPKEQVMVIKFEEYMRNRIVYLKEVFKFLKLRPISVSEENKQRKRSISNTRSKEDRQIGDMSKKTRILLQEFYHPFNKRLSILLNDNKYMWGS; from the exons ATGAATGGATTACAACGAATGATTTTTCGTTCGTGTTTATGTGGAATATTAATCATGTGTATTTTTCTGAACTTAAATATTGATCCCTTGAACAACAATATACACACAAATGGTGCCTTAATCAGAATGCAGTTGTTGCAAAGTTCTGAATCATCAAACATTAGTATCACAACTAACCGTTTGTACAACCATAATTTACTGTTCCGTAAACAGATCTGTCCAGGGAAAGGCCTTGGATCAGCTGGACAAACAAAAGTCAATAAACTTTTAGATTTTCACAAAACG ggtccttttatgttttttaaaaactACAAGAATCCTTGTTTTTATCGTAATGTGACATACTTGGGCGGGAAAGAATTGAAGATGCCAATGCTTGCTATACGCTGTCTCCCTTACTTCTTTATTATTGGTATGCCTAAAAGTGGTACTACAGATGTTTGGCACGGGTTAGAGCAACACCCAGGAGTAGCCATCAAACATGGAAAAGAACCTATGTATTTTACCAGGAGACGTTATCCAAGAG CAAATTGGAGTCTAGATCAGTATCTAGACCATTTTGACGCTGCATCTGATATAATCAAATCAACACCATCACCAGACAAATGGACAGATGATGACTTGTATTACTTTCTGGTTACAG GCGAAGGTACAGTGGACGTGTCACATGATAATGACAGATGGCAGGAAATCCCTGGGAATGAAGATTGTAACGAGCCTCGTATTTTAAATGCTCATTACCTCTACCATTTAAATCCGGACATGAGACTCATATTTATGATGAGGGATCCTGTTAATAG GGTATATTCAGACTATTTATACGAATCTCAGTTTTTTGGATATAATAAAACGGTAGAAGATTTCCATCTCGCAGTTCTTGAATCCATCGCTCAACATATGTTATGCCGAAAACATTTCTCAGAACGAGGTTGTGCTTACAATTCTTCATTGGAATCATTTAAG GCTCGTTTACGAGTAGGAATGTACTATGTATTTTTAGAAGATTGGTATAGGGTCTTTCCAAAAGAACAAGTGATGGTGATTAAATTTGAGGAGTATATGCGAAATCGTATTGTGTACTTGAAAGAAGTTTTCAAGTTTTTGAAATTGA GGCCAATATCAGTGtctgaagaaaacaaacaaagaaaaagaagTATTTCAAATACAAGAAGTAAAGAAGACCGACAGATTGGAGACATGTCGAAAAAAACTAGAATTTTATTGCAAGAATTTTATCATCCTTTTAATAAACGTTTGTCAATTTTACTAAACGATAATAAATACATGTGGGGAAGCTGA